A genomic region of Xiphophorus couchianus chromosome 9, X_couchianus-1.0, whole genome shotgun sequence contains the following coding sequences:
- the uhrf1 gene encoding E3 ubiquitin-protein ligase UHRF1: MWIQVRTMDGKETHRVDNLSKLTKVDELRLKIMELFKVEPERQRLFYRGKQMEDGHTIFDYNVGLNDIVQLLVRQKAPAADVVKSKNKNKDKEAELSDSDSGCGSTQSESDKNSTHGEVEGQTAGTSAQTNAVELVYPGFGFYKINELVDARDLNMGAWFEAQIVNVTKTTKTPKEESDDGEEEILYHVKYEDYPENGVIQLLAKDVRPRARTVYQWHQLEPGMVVMVNYNPDDPKDRGYWYDAEIKRKRETRTIREIYAKIILGEAGDSLNDCRIMFITEIYKIEEPGSSSDLPAGTDSPLKRSNGPECKHCKDDLKKNCRWCNCHICGIKQDPDKQLLCDECDMAYHTYCLNPPLTSIPEDEDWYCPGCRNDTSEVVLAGEKLKKSKKKARMASASSSSQRDWGKGMACVGRTKQCTIVPSNHHGPIPGVPVGSLWKFRVQVSEAGVHRPHVAGIHGRSNDGAYSLVLAGGYEDDVDDGNEFTYTGSGGRDLSGNKRTAEQSCDQTLTHMNRALALNCNVPVNEKNGAESKNWKQGKPVRVVRSCKGRKHSKFCPEEGNRYDGIYKVVKYWPDKGKSGFLVWRYLLKRDDDEPAPWTREGKERIKKLGLVMQYPAGYQKEKENKNEVEEEETPNKAKRKRKSQGSESPKTVPAKTPKKMKVEVYKLSQQQKSLIKNDQPNKKLWDEAMESLSLGPKFLTKVEEVFLCICCQEVVFQPITTECQHNVCKECLQRSFRADVYTCPACRHDLGKNYSMSVNKDLQDILSQLFPGYSNGR; encoded by the exons ATGTGGATTCAAGTTCGCACCATGGATGGGAAGGAGACCCATCGGGTGGATAACCTGTCCAAACTCACCAAGGTGGATGAGCTGCGTCTCAAAATCATGGAGCTGTTCAAGGTGGAGCCGGAGAGGCAGAGACTTTTCTATCGTGGAAAACAG ATGGAAGATGGCCACACCATATTTGACTACAACGTTGGCCTCAACGACATAGTGCAGCTGCTTGTTAGGCAGAAGGCCCCTGCTGCTGACGTCgtcaaaagcaaaaacaaaaataaagacaaagaagCCGAGCTCTCCGACTCGGATTCTGGCTGCGGCTCCACCCAGAGCGAGTCCGACAAGAACTCGACCCACGGTGAGGTCGAGGGTCAAACTGCTGGGACCTCTGCTCAGACAAACGCAGTGGAGCTCGTCTATCCTGGGTTTGGATTTTACAAG ATTAATGAGTTGGTTGATGCAAGAGACCTAAACATGGGAGCATGGTTTGAGGCCCAGATTGTgaatgtcacaaaaacaacaaagacgcCCAAAGAAGAGTCCGATGATGGAGAAGAAGAGATCCTGTACCACGTTAAATATGAAGa TTATCCAGAAAATGGTGTGATTCAACTACTGGCCAAAGATGTTCGCCCGCGGGCACGCACCGTCTACCAGTGGCATCAGCTGGAACCAGGAATGGTCGTTATGGTCAACTATAATCCAGATGACCCCAAGGATCGTGGCTACTGGTACGATGCTGAGATCAAGAGGAAGCGGGAGACTCGCACGATCCGTGAAATCTACGCCAAGATCATCCTTGG GGAAGCAGGCGACTCTCTTAATGACTGCCGGATCATGTTCATAACTGAAATCTATAAAATCGAGGAGCCAGGTTCTTCAAGTGACTTGCCAGCTGGAACCGATAGCCCGTTAAAAA GATCAAATGGACCTGAATGTAAGCATTGCAAGGATGATCTGAAGAAAAACTGCCGTTGGTGCAACTGCCACATCTGTGGCATCAAGCAGGATCCAGACAAGCAGCTTCTGTGTGACGAGTGTGACATGGCCTATCACACGTACTGTCTGAATCCTCCACTCACCTCCATCCCTGAAGACGAAGATTG GTATTGCCCCGGTTGCCGTAACGACACCAGTGAAGTTGTTCTGGCtggagagaagctgaagaaaagcaagaaGAAGGCGAGGATGGCTTCTGCAAGCTCGTCCAGCCAGAGAGACTGGGGAAAG GGTATGGCCTGTGTGGGTCGGACCAAGCAGTGCACCATCGTTCCATCCAACCACCATGGTCCAATTCCAGGTGTTCCTGTGGGTTCCTTGTGGAAGTTCAGAGTGCAG GTAAGTGAAGCCGGTGTCCACAGGCCTCATGTTGCTGGGATCCATGGCAGGAGCAATGACGGAGCCTACTCTCTTGTTTTGGCAGGAGGCTATGAAGATGATGTG GATGATGGCAATGAGTTTACCTATACTGGCTCAGGGGGGCGAGATCTGTCTGGGAACAAGAGGACAGCTGAGCAGTCATGTGACCAGACTCTGACCCACATGAACCG GGCTTTGGCTCTCAATTGCAATGTCCCTGTGAATGAGAAAAATGGAGCTGAGTCAAAGAACTGGAAGCAAGGCAAACCGGTCAGGGTTGTGCGCAGCTGCAAAGGACGCAAGCACAGCAAATTCTGCCCTGAGGAAGGAAACCGGTATGACGGGATTTACAAG GTGGTGAAGTACTGGCCAGACAAAGGCAAGTCTGGTTTCCTGGTGTGGCGCTACCTGCTGAAGCGCGATGATGATGAGCCGGCACCATGGACCAGAGAGGGGAAGGAGCGCATAAAGAAACTTGGCCTGGTCATGCAG TATCCTGCCGGTTATCAAAAGGAGAAGgagaacaaaaatgaagtggaggaggaagagacaCCCAATAAGgcgaagaggaagagaaaatcTCAGGGGAGTG AATCCCCTAAGACCGTGCCTGCCAAGACTCCCAAGAAGATGAAAGTGGAAGTTTACAAGCTTTCACAACAGCAGAAATCCCTCATTAAGAATGACCAGCCAAACAAGAAGCTGTGGGATGAAGCTATGGAGTCGCTGTCTCTTGGACCG aaatTTCTGACCAAGGTTGAAGAGGTTTTCCTTTGTATTTGCTGCCAAGAAGTGGTCTTTCAGCCTATAACGACAGAGTGCCAACACAATGTTTGCAAG GAATGCCTCCAGCGGTCTTTCAGGGCAGATGTTTACACTTGCCCTGCCTGCAGACACGACCTGGGCAAGAACTACTCCATGTCTGTCAACAAAGATCTGCAGGACATTCTAAGTCAGCTTTTCCCAGGCTACAGCAATGGGCGATGA